The Salvia splendens isolate huo1 chromosome 21, SspV2, whole genome shotgun sequence genome includes a window with the following:
- the LOC121784886 gene encoding uncharacterized protein LOC121784886, translated as MVNTQSIEERLDRLEKAVANIKVQMSTFEARISNCINDALAPFLQDLQSRGFIRERRQQIAFTLDDQSLSHTNNTKSHNFNTEPTPSLLPLAPNPPPTSPLVQEIQPVQQPVTLPRLDAPSIPANQHLHKFPITQPNVALSPSISQSKLLALSPLLIVRPVGAGHPSSLMFSSPNSTCAFSEASCRRMTTKHLEYEWLLASPTRRISKQCINVVGRSLLIGNLDSLRKHEYEPPPIKAMCLCFNSSLVGKAVLTERQLIEIKLMISIISSDYFHYYGDC; from the exons ATGGTGAACACTCAGAGCATTGAAGAACGTCTTGACAGATTGGAGAAGGCGGTCGCGAACATCAAAGTGCAAATGAGCACATTCGAAGCCCGGATCTCTAACTGTATCAATGATGCCTTGGCAC CATTCTTGCAGGATCTGCAGTCTCGTGGCTTCATTCGGGAGCGCAGGCAACAGATCGCATTCACTTTAGATGATCAATCTTTATCTCACACCAACAATACCAAGTCCCACAACTTCAACACTGAGCCAACGCCGTCCCTACTTCCTCTTGCACCTAATCCGCCCCCAACCAGCCCCCTTGTGCAGGAGATACAACCAGTCCAGCAACCCGTGACTCTCCCACGTTTGGATGCACCATCCATCCCTGCAAATCAGCATCTCCATAAGTTTCCCATCACCCAACCTAATGTTGCACTTTCACCATCCATTTCACAATCAAAACTGCTTGCACTCTCTCCGCTCCTCATTGTACGTCCAGTTGGGGCTGGCCATCCCTCTTCACTCATGTTTTCCTCTCCCAATTCCACATGTGCATTCAGTGAAGCTAGTTGTAGGCGTATGACAACCAAACATCTTGAGTATGAATGGCTACTTGCAAGCCCAACAAGAAGGATATCCAAGCAATGCATTAATGTTGTTGGTCGTTCTCTATTGATTGGCAATCTGGATTCTCTTCGAAAGCACGAGTACGAGCCTCCACCGATCAAAgcaatgtgtttatgtttcaaCTCCAGCCTTGTGGGCAAGGCTGTTTTGACAGAGAGGCAATTGATAGAGatcaagctaatgatctccattatctcttcagattattttcattattatggagattgttga